A DNA window from Massilia putida contains the following coding sequences:
- a CDS encoding phage tail tube protein: MAQRIAGICFVKVNGAQFEISGDIEIPLTEFKREAVMGLSGPAGYKETALEPYIKVVALFTPDFPVNTLRTNTTLTVTAELANGVVYTLSNAFVRGEPKAKPIDGTIEIEFSGSQGQWSNNQ, translated from the coding sequence ATGGCTCAACGCATTGCAGGCATCTGTTTCGTCAAGGTCAACGGCGCCCAATTCGAGATCTCCGGCGACATCGAAATCCCGTTGACCGAGTTCAAGCGCGAGGCCGTCATGGGCCTGTCCGGGCCGGCCGGCTACAAGGAAACGGCGCTGGAGCCCTACATCAAGGTGGTAGCGCTGTTCACGCCGGATTTTCCGGTGAACACCCTGCGCACCAACACCACGCTCACCGTGACGGCCGAACTTGCCAACGGTGTCGTCTACACGCTCTCCAACGCCTTCGTGCGCGGCGAGCCCAAAGCCAAACCCATCGACGGCACGATCGAGATCGAATTCTCGGGAAGCCAGGGACAGTGGAGTAACAACCAATGA
- a CDS encoding phage tail sheath subtilisin-like domain-containing protein: protein MSGVSFEHIPSNLRVPLFYAEMDNSQANLGDQALNALLIGQMLPTGTATPNKAVLVTDPKSALSLFGQGSMLARMVASYRLQDAGSCNLWCIPMQDDPAASIASATITINGFANAAGAIALYIAGQRVNVGVQLGDSPSSIAANMVSNINANPDLPVTATTGAYAYAAVRPMSAIAEGSAVVTLTSKWAGQTANDITILDSFLGWSAGERVPAGVTLSYSGPTLSGGSTDPTLAATAIPGMGDDPYDFIIHPYGQAQALNDLQLELNDVTGRWSYAKQIYGHGYTALRGMLSDLVAFGMTRNDQHHTVAAIDADCPNPCWEYAAAYGGANAVDIAADPARPTQTTPLLGLLAPRAGNRFLFEDRQALLNFGIATSFVSGGQLRVERAITTYQQNAFGAPDTSYLDSETMHTSAYVLRALKGVITSKYPRHKLASDGTRFAAGQAIVTPAVIKGELCAIYGQMEYLGIVENLDTFKQYLIVERDTTDPNRVNVLFPPDYVNQLRVFAVLNQFRLQYPANQIVS from the coding sequence ATGAGCGGCGTGTCCTTCGAGCACATCCCGTCCAACCTGCGCGTACCGCTGTTCTATGCGGAGATGGACAACAGCCAGGCCAACCTGGGCGACCAGGCGCTCAATGCGCTGCTGATCGGGCAGATGCTGCCCACCGGGACCGCGACACCGAACAAGGCGGTGTTGGTCACCGATCCCAAGTCGGCACTCTCCCTGTTCGGTCAGGGCTCGATGCTCGCGCGCATGGTCGCCAGCTACCGGCTGCAGGATGCCGGCTCCTGCAACCTGTGGTGCATCCCGATGCAGGACGATCCGGCGGCATCAATCGCCAGCGCCACGATCACCATCAACGGCTTCGCCAATGCTGCAGGCGCCATCGCTCTCTACATCGCGGGCCAGCGCGTGAATGTCGGCGTCCAGCTGGGTGACAGCCCGTCCAGCATCGCCGCCAACATGGTCAGCAACATCAACGCCAATCCCGATCTGCCGGTGACCGCAACGACGGGTGCGTATGCCTACGCCGCCGTGCGCCCCATGTCGGCGATCGCCGAGGGCTCGGCCGTCGTCACGCTCACCAGCAAGTGGGCTGGGCAGACAGCCAACGACATCACCATCCTCGACTCTTTCCTGGGGTGGAGTGCCGGTGAGCGCGTGCCCGCCGGTGTGACGCTGAGTTATTCCGGCCCCACGCTATCCGGGGGGTCCACCGACCCGACGCTGGCGGCCACTGCCATCCCGGGCATGGGCGATGACCCCTATGACTTCATCATCCACCCCTATGGCCAGGCGCAAGCCCTGAATGACCTGCAACTGGAGCTCAACGACGTTACCGGGCGTTGGTCCTACGCCAAGCAGATCTACGGACACGGCTATACCGCCTTGCGCGGCATGCTCAGTGATCTGGTCGCCTTCGGCATGACGCGCAACGACCAGCACCACACCGTTGCCGCCATCGATGCCGATTGCCCAAATCCCTGCTGGGAATACGCGGCAGCCTATGGCGGTGCCAACGCGGTCGACATCGCCGCCGATCCGGCGCGTCCCACCCAGACGACGCCGCTGCTGGGCCTGCTTGCGCCGCGCGCCGGCAATCGCTTCCTGTTCGAAGATCGCCAGGCGCTGCTCAATTTCGGGATCGCGACGAGCTTCGTCTCTGGTGGCCAGTTGCGCGTGGAGCGCGCGATCACGACCTATCAGCAGAACGCCTTCGGCGCGCCGGACACGAGCTACCTTGACTCGGAAACCATGCACACCTCGGCCTATGTGCTTCGTGCGCTCAAGGGCGTGATCACATCCAAGTATCCCCGGCACAAGCTGGCCAGTGACGGCACACGTTTCGCCGCCGGCCAGGCCATCGTGACGCCCGCCGTCATCAAGGGCGAGCTCTGCGCGATCTACGGGCAGATGGAATACCTGGGCATCGTCGAAAACCTCGACACCTTCAAGCAGTACCTGATCGTCGAGCGCGACACGACTGATCCGAACCGGGTCAACGTCCTGTTCCCGCCGGACTACGTCAATCAACTGCGGGTGTTCGCGGTCCTGAACCAGTTCCGCCTGCAGTACCCGGCCAACCAGATCGTCAGCTGA
- a CDS encoding DUF2635 domain-containing protein: MTARHDSRRRGLFALEPSMYAIPTPGRSVPIPGTRTLLPATGQNIGQVTQYWQRRLHEGDITLSEAPPAAAPAATEAAKTASTTASPPAASPAPSSAPATAAAPESPAPARSTT; the protein is encoded by the coding sequence ATGACCGCCCGCCACGACTCGCGTCGTCGCGGGCTTTTTGCATTGGAGCCAAGCATGTATGCCATTCCCACACCGGGCCGATCGGTCCCCATCCCTGGAACCAGGACGCTGTTGCCGGCCACCGGCCAGAACATCGGCCAGGTCACCCAGTACTGGCAGCGCCGGCTGCATGAGGGCGATATCACGCTGAGCGAGGCGCCTCCCGCTGCAGCCCCGGCGGCGACGGAAGCAGCAAAGACCGCATCAACGACAGCGTCGCCCCCTGCCGCATCGCCGGCACCGTCATCCGCACCGGCCACCGCCGCAGCACCTGAATCGCCGGCTCCTGCAAGGAGCACGACATGA
- a CDS encoding phage tail terminator protein, with product MQLELVIAQLRALCPSFSGRVAGAAEFKPVQEAAALPVPCAFVIPLDDRPEQPKALNAVGQEMTDSFGVIVALDNRADEKGQSAFTGVHAIRGEIWRALLGWVPGPVNTVNPATDYNGIFYEGGSLLAMDRARLWYQFEFGAQMWIGATDGWEAGALRALPDFGEQDAQGHWLPGSAANVEVDVGTPIFDPTADYPANPIADFAQATVSAPRTHGPDGRIEFDISVP from the coding sequence ATGCAACTCGAACTCGTCATTGCGCAGCTGCGCGCGCTGTGCCCGTCGTTCAGTGGCCGGGTGGCCGGCGCCGCCGAATTCAAGCCGGTGCAGGAAGCTGCCGCTTTGCCGGTGCCCTGCGCCTTCGTCATCCCGCTCGACGACCGCCCTGAGCAGCCCAAGGCGCTCAATGCCGTGGGTCAGGAAATGACCGACAGCTTCGGCGTGATCGTCGCGCTGGACAACCGTGCCGACGAAAAAGGCCAATCCGCATTCACGGGCGTGCATGCCATTCGGGGAGAGATTTGGCGGGCCTTGCTCGGCTGGGTGCCGGGGCCGGTCAACACGGTCAACCCAGCCACCGACTACAACGGCATCTTCTATGAGGGCGGCAGTCTGCTGGCCATGGACCGAGCGCGGCTCTGGTACCAGTTCGAGTTCGGCGCGCAGATGTGGATCGGCGCCACCGATGGCTGGGAGGCGGGGGCACTGCGTGCCTTGCCAGACTTCGGCGAGCAGGATGCCCAGGGCCATTGGCTGCCGGGCTCGGCCGCCAACGTGGAGGTCGATGTCGGCACGCCGATCTTCGACCCCACGGCCGATTACCCGGCCAACCCCATCGCGGACTTTGCCCAAGCCACCGTGAGCGCGCCGCGCACGCACGGCCCGGACGGACGCATCGAGTTCGACATTTCCGTTCCCTGA
- a CDS encoding phage head completion protein, whose amino-acid sequence MSEALMLPDTGELNRRIVIRRWTDAPNASFNVDQTFDVGISRWAKVEPVRGIASRMGVTTGEEPTHFFWVRFSFETPAEYFAQDRVIEYRARRYRILDAQNFQDADRFIRITTKDLGAIDAMTSGTPTP is encoded by the coding sequence ATGAGCGAAGCGCTGATGCTGCCCGATACCGGGGAGCTCAACCGCCGCATCGTCATTCGCCGTTGGACCGACGCGCCCAATGCCAGCTTCAACGTCGATCAGACCTTCGATGTCGGCATCAGCCGCTGGGCCAAGGTAGAACCGGTGCGCGGTATCGCCTCACGCATGGGTGTCACGACCGGAGAAGAGCCCACCCACTTCTTCTGGGTGCGCTTCAGCTTCGAGACGCCAGCCGAGTATTTTGCGCAGGACCGGGTCATCGAGTACCGCGCGCGGCGCTATCGCATTCTCGATGCGCAGAACTTCCAGGATGCGGACCGCTTCATCCGCATCACCACTAAGGACCTGGGCGCCATCGACGCGATGACGTCCGGCACACCCACACCCTGA
- a CDS encoding head-tail connector protein, which produces MPFHLVTPPAVDATTGIAEPVALSEVKLHLRVDIPDDDALILALISTARQMAETLTNRQLLSATWNLVLDAFPGPSLMGVPAGTPYSLPDHAILIAKGPVQAVQAITYLDMNFDQITMPPQNYVVTSTDDLTRITPIFGQIWQPTLPQIGAVNVQFVAGYGDSTQVPEGIKHWIKLRVDSLYNQRGEVAFARGRMDKLPYVDALLDPYRIALL; this is translated from the coding sequence ATGCCCTTCCATCTGGTGACACCACCGGCCGTCGATGCCACCACCGGCATTGCCGAGCCGGTGGCGCTTAGCGAGGTCAAGCTGCACCTGCGCGTCGACATCCCGGATGACGACGCGCTGATCCTGGCGCTCATCAGCACTGCGCGGCAGATGGCCGAGACGCTGACCAACCGTCAGTTGCTCTCGGCCACCTGGAATCTGGTGCTCGATGCGTTCCCGGGGCCGAGCCTGATGGGCGTTCCGGCGGGCACGCCGTACTCGCTACCGGATCACGCCATCCTGATCGCCAAGGGGCCTGTCCAGGCGGTGCAAGCCATCACCTACCTGGACATGAACTTCGACCAGATCACGATGCCGCCGCAGAACTACGTGGTGACGTCCACCGACGATCTGACCCGCATCACACCGATCTTCGGCCAGATATGGCAGCCAACGCTGCCACAAATCGGCGCCGTCAACGTGCAGTTCGTGGCCGGCTATGGCGATTCGACGCAGGTGCCCGAGGGCATCAAGCACTGGATCAAGCTGCGCGTCGACAGCCTCTACAACCAGCGCGGCGAGGTCGCCTTCGCACGCGGGCGCATGGACAAACTGCCCTACGTGGACGCGCTGCTCGATCCCTACCGGATTGCCCTGTTATGA
- a CDS encoding phage major capsid protein: MSKHLRELQARKANLVKDARALTEGAAAENRDLTAEEASRFDTLRAQIETASAAIDREMALITEEARSASVAVALASSGGARPNPTTASAPAGASTISVSDNRELDPRRGFASVGDFLKSVRQAEIARRAGGVVDERLLVGSGIGAVAPGLAANESAGVDGGFAVPPQFAQEIFTLSLGEDGLLPMTDNVEISGNSMSFPKDETTPWGSNGVRAYWQGEASVAQATKPQLGLTTLRLKKLMALVPITSELLEDTNALTSYLPKQIAERIRWKTNEAILNGQGDGVPLGAFQSGAVITVPKDQGQPTQTLTLTNLLNMQSRFMPGSENKGVWIINKSVQAALYGITWNGMPAFMPIGYQVNLGGSLAQVQRNTLLGLPVIFSQHPAPFSSQGDVLLVDLQYYHTITKAGGLQTATSMHLYFDADAVAFRTTFRMDGQSKIAQAVAPAKGAATLSPFVQLGAR; this comes from the coding sequence ATGAGCAAACACCTACGAGAGCTTCAGGCCAGGAAAGCGAATCTGGTCAAGGACGCCCGCGCCTTGACCGAGGGCGCCGCTGCCGAGAATCGCGATCTCACGGCCGAAGAGGCCAGTCGCTTCGATACCCTGCGCGCTCAGATCGAGACGGCGTCTGCGGCCATCGACCGGGAAATGGCGCTGATCACCGAGGAGGCGCGCTCGGCCAGCGTCGCCGTGGCGCTGGCATCGAGCGGCGGCGCCCGGCCCAATCCCACTACCGCCAGTGCGCCGGCAGGCGCGAGCACCATCTCCGTCAGCGACAACCGCGAACTCGATCCCCGGCGCGGTTTTGCCAGCGTCGGCGACTTCCTGAAGTCGGTGCGACAGGCCGAAATCGCGCGCCGCGCGGGTGGCGTGGTCGACGAGCGGCTGCTGGTCGGCTCCGGGATCGGTGCCGTCGCCCCCGGCCTGGCGGCGAACGAATCGGCCGGTGTGGACGGCGGCTTTGCCGTGCCGCCGCAGTTCGCCCAGGAGATCTTCACGCTCTCGCTGGGCGAGGATGGCCTGCTGCCGATGACCGACAACGTCGAGATCTCCGGCAACAGCATGTCCTTCCCGAAGGACGAGACCACGCCTTGGGGATCGAACGGTGTGCGTGCCTATTGGCAAGGCGAGGCCTCCGTCGCGCAGGCGACCAAGCCGCAACTGGGCCTGACCACCCTGCGCCTCAAGAAGCTCATGGCCTTGGTGCCCATCACCTCCGAACTTCTGGAGGACACCAACGCGCTCACGTCGTACTTGCCCAAGCAGATCGCCGAGCGTATCCGCTGGAAGACCAACGAGGCCATCCTCAACGGCCAGGGCGATGGCGTGCCGCTGGGCGCCTTCCAGTCCGGTGCGGTGATTACCGTGCCCAAGGACCAGGGCCAGCCGACCCAGACGTTGACGCTCACGAACCTGCTCAACATGCAGTCGCGCTTCATGCCGGGCTCGGAGAACAAGGGGGTGTGGATCATCAACAAGTCGGTCCAGGCGGCGCTCTACGGCATCACCTGGAACGGCATGCCGGCCTTCATGCCGATCGGCTACCAGGTCAACCTCGGTGGTTCGCTCGCGCAGGTGCAACGCAACACGCTGCTGGGCCTGCCGGTGATCTTCTCGCAGCACCCGGCACCGTTCTCGAGTCAGGGCGATGTGCTGCTGGTGGACCTGCAGTACTACCACACGATCACCAAGGCGGGCGGCCTGCAGACCGCCACCAGCATGCATCTGTACTTCGACGCCGACGCGGTGGCCTTCCGCACCACCTTCCGCATGGACGGGCAAAGCAAGATCGCGCAGGCGGTCGCTCCGGCCAAGGGCGCGGCCACGCTCTCGCCCTTCGTCCAGCTCGGCGCGCGCTGA
- a CDS encoding S49 family peptidase has translation MKRELLLAEFLATPWALMPERLNALTAVFGRWARNEPAGDDILARVMADRDARQLKRQAAQSAGGNGIAVLPLYGVVTQRGNMVDDVSGPGTTSTQMFGAALRQALADDTVGQILIDIDSPGGSVYGVAELADQIQSARAAKPVVAIANSLAASAAYWIGCAAAELYVTPGGEVGSIGVWQAHFDYSQALATDGVTPTLISAGKYKVEGNPYEPLNEEARGFMQSRVDDYYGAFTKAVAKGRGQPIASVREGMGQGRVLGADAALAQKMVDGIATFDEVVSMMQKRGRAQNRATSRLTQARNTLALI, from the coding sequence ATGAAACGTGAACTGCTGCTGGCCGAGTTCCTGGCCACGCCGTGGGCCTTGATGCCGGAGCGGCTGAATGCACTGACCGCCGTCTTCGGGCGGTGGGCCAGAAATGAGCCGGCCGGCGACGACATCCTCGCTCGCGTGATGGCGGACCGTGATGCACGCCAACTCAAACGCCAAGCGGCACAGTCCGCCGGCGGCAATGGCATCGCGGTGCTGCCGCTGTATGGCGTCGTCACCCAGCGCGGCAACATGGTCGACGACGTCTCCGGCCCGGGCACCACCAGCACACAGATGTTTGGCGCCGCCTTGCGCCAAGCGCTCGCTGACGACACTGTCGGCCAGATCCTGATCGACATCGACAGCCCAGGCGGCAGTGTCTACGGCGTGGCCGAGCTTGCCGATCAGATCCAGTCGGCGCGCGCGGCCAAACCTGTGGTGGCGATCGCCAACAGCCTGGCGGCCAGTGCGGCCTATTGGATCGGCTGTGCCGCCGCCGAGCTCTACGTCACGCCCGGTGGCGAAGTCGGCTCCATCGGCGTGTGGCAGGCGCATTTCGACTATTCGCAGGCGCTGGCCACCGACGGCGTGACGCCCACGCTGATCTCGGCCGGCAAGTACAAGGTCGAGGGCAACCCCTACGAGCCGCTGAACGAGGAGGCGCGTGGCTTCATGCAATCGCGCGTGGATGACTACTACGGCGCGTTTACGAAAGCCGTCGCCAAGGGGCGCGGCCAGCCAATCGCCAGTGTGCGCGAGGGCATGGGCCAAGGCCGTGTGCTCGGTGCGGACGCCGCGCTCGCGCAAAAGATGGTCGACGGCATCGCCACCTTCGACGAGGTGGTCTCGATGATGCAGAAGCGTGGCCGGGCGCAGAACCGTGCCACGTCCCGTCTCACGCAAGCCAGGAACACGCTGGCCTTGATTTGA
- a CDS encoding phage portal protein — MGRLADFFRRFGPSADSDDRSPWGSFWFEPVTMRTTSGARISSETALRLSAVYACVRILAESMASLPFILYRPGKKGGKVEVTDHWLYRLFHIRPNRFQNPFEWREMLMGHLALRGNAFCRIVSNAAGEITDLIPVHPDRVSLVLSNTQADDYSYRILDRFGNQTILPRGAVWHLRGLSSDGMIGLSPIEMARESFGLALAAQDYGSRFFANDAKPTGGWIEYPGTFKDKPARDNFRESYQNAQGAMNRGKVLVLEAGMKYHEVGVTNKEAQFLELRKFQVTDIARLFRVPPHMIADLDRATNNNIEQQSIEFVRYTMRPWAERWEASIRADLMLDDEGLDCEFDFAALMRGDANSRATYYSAMVSMGALTRNEVRLAENYAPLPGLDEPLVALNMGATGPNQQPAQAPPPDDDNAEPNKINDREDDDET, encoded by the coding sequence ATGGGCCGGCTCGCCGATTTCTTCCGCCGCTTCGGTCCCAGCGCCGACTCCGACGACCGCAGCCCGTGGGGATCGTTCTGGTTTGAGCCGGTCACGATGCGTACCACCAGCGGCGCGCGCATCTCATCTGAGACAGCCCTGCGGCTGTCGGCCGTCTACGCCTGCGTGCGCATCCTGGCCGAGAGCATGGCGTCGCTGCCGTTCATCCTGTACCGACCAGGCAAGAAGGGTGGCAAGGTCGAAGTGACGGATCACTGGCTGTACCGGCTGTTCCACATCCGACCGAACCGGTTCCAGAACCCGTTCGAGTGGCGCGAGATGCTGATGGGGCATCTGGCGCTGCGCGGCAATGCGTTCTGTCGCATCGTCAGCAACGCCGCTGGCGAGATCACCGACCTGATTCCGGTCCACCCGGATCGGGTGAGCCTGGTGCTCTCGAACACGCAGGCAGATGACTACAGCTACCGAATCCTCGACCGTTTTGGAAACCAGACCATATTGCCGCGCGGTGCGGTGTGGCACCTGCGGGGTCTGTCCTCCGACGGCATGATCGGCCTATCGCCCATCGAGATGGCACGAGAGAGTTTCGGGCTGGCCCTGGCCGCCCAAGACTACGGCTCGCGCTTCTTCGCCAACGACGCCAAGCCCACCGGTGGCTGGATCGAATATCCAGGCACCTTCAAGGACAAGCCCGCCCGCGACAACTTCCGCGAGTCCTACCAGAACGCGCAAGGCGCAATGAATCGCGGCAAAGTGCTGGTGCTGGAAGCCGGCATGAAATACCACGAAGTCGGCGTCACCAACAAGGAGGCGCAGTTCCTGGAGCTCAGGAAATTCCAGGTCACAGACATCGCGCGCCTGTTCCGCGTGCCGCCGCACATGATCGCGGACCTGGACCGGGCGACCAACAACAACATCGAGCAGCAGTCGATCGAGTTCGTGCGCTACACCATGCGGCCGTGGGCCGAGCGCTGGGAGGCCAGCATCCGCGCCGACCTGATGCTCGACGACGAAGGCCTGGACTGCGAATTCGACTTCGCCGCCTTGATGCGCGGTGATGCCAACAGCCGGGCGACCTATTACTCGGCGATGGTCAGTATGGGCGCGCTCACGCGCAACGAGGTGCGCCTGGCGGAGAACTACGCGCCGCTGCCAGGACTGGACGAGCCGCTGGTCGCGCTCAACATGGGCGCGACGGGTCCCAACCAGCAACCGGCCCAGGCGCCGCCGCCGGACGACGACAACGCAGAGCCCAACAAGATCAACGACAGAGAAGATGACGATGAAACGTGA
- a CDS encoding terminase large subunit, with product MATTNYATAARRYAEAVVAGEILACRWVQRACQRQLDDLARYTGKASPYRFNPKLKDKEGRTFQPADNLCAFIERLPHVKGPLAGEPISLEPWQVFILSTVFGWVKSDGKRRFRRSYIEVPRGNAKSTLSSAVGLYMLAADGEGGAEVYSLATTRDQARIVFGDAQTMARRSAGFRSRFSVNVGAHNMHVLASGSKFEALSAEGSTLDGLNIHFGCVDELHAHKTRTVYDVVETGTGKRDNSLLWVITTAGSNRAGICYEVRTFVTKLLDGVIQDDTQFGIIYGLDDDDAWDTEPALIKANPNWGISVRPEVLGPLQAKAMQLPSAINNFKTKHLNEWVNADTAWMDMRAWDACGDSTLDLDAFEGQPCWIGLDLASKTDIAALVLVFQHPDIADAYAVFGKYYLPEDTVQAAGNSQYPGWMRTGRLTVTPGNVIDFSWIEADLTAMASRFSVQAVAFDPFQATQLSTRMLAEGLPMIEVRPTVLNFSEPMKTLEALVLQKKLVHDGDPVLAWMASNVVAHLDAKDNIYPRKERPENKIDGIVALIMAISRAIKPGDGIVIDSSYEVMVL from the coding sequence ATGGCAACCACGAACTACGCCACCGCCGCCCGTCGCTACGCCGAAGCCGTGGTCGCCGGAGAAATTCTGGCTTGCCGCTGGGTGCAGCGGGCCTGCCAGCGTCAACTGGATGACCTGGCGCGGTACACGGGCAAGGCCAGTCCTTATCGCTTCAACCCGAAGTTGAAGGACAAGGAAGGCCGCACCTTTCAGCCGGCCGACAACCTGTGTGCCTTCATCGAGCGGCTGCCACACGTCAAGGGGCCGCTGGCCGGCGAACCGATCAGCCTGGAGCCGTGGCAGGTATTCATCCTGTCCACCGTATTCGGCTGGGTGAAGTCCGATGGTAAGCGGCGCTTTCGGCGCTCCTACATCGAGGTGCCGCGCGGCAATGCCAAGTCCACATTGTCCTCGGCTGTGGGCCTGTACATGCTGGCCGCCGATGGCGAGGGTGGCGCCGAGGTGTATAGCCTCGCCACCACACGGGACCAGGCACGCATCGTGTTCGGCGACGCACAGACGATGGCACGGCGCAGCGCCGGTTTTCGCAGCCGGTTTTCAGTGAACGTGGGCGCGCACAACATGCATGTGCTGGCCAGCGGTTCCAAGTTCGAGGCGCTGTCAGCCGAGGGCTCGACGCTGGACGGCCTGAACATCCATTTCGGCTGCGTCGATGAGCTGCACGCGCACAAGACGCGCACGGTCTACGACGTGGTCGAAACTGGTACCGGTAAACGCGACAACTCGCTGCTCTGGGTGATCACGACCGCCGGCAGCAACCGCGCCGGCATCTGCTACGAGGTGCGCACCTTCGTCACCAAGCTACTCGACGGGGTGATCCAGGACGACACCCAGTTCGGAATCATCTACGGACTGGATGACGACGACGCCTGGGATACCGAGCCGGCGCTGATCAAGGCAAATCCCAACTGGGGCATCTCGGTGCGTCCGGAGGTGTTGGGGCCGCTGCAGGCCAAGGCCATGCAATTGCCCAGCGCCATCAACAACTTCAAGACCAAGCACCTCAACGAGTGGGTCAACGCCGACACGGCGTGGATGGACATGCGGGCCTGGGATGCCTGTGGCGACTCCACGCTGGACCTGGATGCCTTTGAGGGCCAGCCGTGCTGGATCGGCCTGGATCTGGCCAGCAAGACCGACATTGCTGCCCTCGTGCTGGTGTTCCAGCATCCGGATATCGCTGATGCCTACGCGGTGTTCGGCAAGTACTACCTGCCGGAGGACACGGTCCAGGCCGCCGGCAACAGCCAGTATCCCGGCTGGATGCGCACTGGGCGCCTAACGGTGACACCGGGCAACGTCATCGATTTCAGCTGGATCGAGGCCGACCTGACCGCCATGGCATCGCGCTTCTCTGTGCAAGCCGTGGCCTTCGATCCATTCCAGGCCACGCAGCTGTCGACGCGAATGCTGGCCGAAGGCTTGCCGATGATCGAGGTGCGCCCGACGGTGCTCAATTTCAGCGAGCCGATGAAGACGCTGGAGGCGCTGGTGCTGCAGAAGAAGCTCGTTCACGACGGCGATCCGGTGCTGGCGTGGATGGCCAGCAACGTGGTCGCGCATCTGGACGCCAAGGACAACATCTACCCGAGGAAGGAGCGCCCGGAGAACAAGATCGACGGCATCGTCGCCCTGATCATGGCGATCTCGCGCGCGATCAAACCGGGTGACGGCATCGTGATCGACAGCAGCTACGAAGTGATGGTGCTGTGA
- a CDS encoding phage terminase small subunit P27 family — MAGRKPLPTTVKQIKGTLQKCRTNLREPKPQGDLVEPPEYMSEGAKSAWRYALECAPPHLLKRLDMSVLEVWACAADLYRKAQAGISKTGLLVKAPNTGVPMQSPYLAIANKQAQIMTKAATEMGFTPASRSRVTLPMEAAEDDLDPWADIAG, encoded by the coding sequence ATGGCCGGACGCAAGCCGCTGCCCACCACCGTCAAGCAAATCAAGGGAACGCTGCAGAAGTGCCGCACCAACCTGCGCGAGCCCAAACCGCAAGGGGATCTGGTCGAGCCGCCCGAGTACATGAGCGAGGGCGCGAAGTCCGCCTGGCGCTACGCGCTGGAATGCGCGCCGCCGCATCTCCTGAAGCGCCTCGACATGTCGGTACTGGAAGTGTGGGCCTGCGCCGCCGACCTGTACCGCAAAGCGCAAGCCGGCATCAGCAAGACGGGATTGCTGGTGAAGGCGCCCAACACCGGCGTGCCGATGCAGTCGCCGTACTTGGCCATCGCCAACAAGCAGGCGCAGATCATGACCAAGGCGGCGACCGAGATGGGCTTCACGCCGGCCTCGCGCTCGCGTGTCACGCTGCCCATGGAGGCGGCCGAGGACGACCTCGATCCCTGGGCGGACATCGCTGGGTAG
- a CDS encoding HNH endonuclease: MPRKAPTPCRHPGCGKLVQDGSGYCADHQREKVGWYQDRRNAHQRGYGAKWQKLRAFVMRRDQGLCQPCKRSGRLTPAVAVDHVVPKSQGGTDHPDNCQAICHRCHVLKTAQESRQPRDPVAKPGVPGNDSF, from the coding sequence ATGCCCCGCAAAGCTCCCACGCCCTGTCGCCACCCCGGTTGCGGCAAGCTGGTCCAGGACGGCTCCGGCTACTGCGCCGACCACCAACGCGAGAAGGTTGGCTGGTACCAGGACCGGCGCAACGCGCACCAGCGCGGGTACGGCGCGAAATGGCAGAAGCTGCGCGCCTTCGTCATGCGACGCGACCAAGGACTGTGCCAGCCGTGCAAACGTTCCGGACGCCTGACGCCGGCCGTAGCGGTGGACCACGTCGTGCCCAAGTCACAAGGCGGCACCGATCACCCCGACAACTGCCAGGCGATCTGCCACCGCTGCCACGTGCTCAAGACGGCCCAGGAATCGCGCCAGCCGCGTGATCCGGTGGCCAAGCCCGGGGTGCCCGGCAACGACAGCTTTTGA